In the Candidatus Aegiribacteria sp. genome, TGTTGTGTCCCAGATTTACCTGGATTTGTCGCAGGTTAACACCACTCTCAAGAAGGTGGGTTGCATAGCTGTGACGTAGCGAATGAACCTGTGCCTTTTTGCGGATACCGCTGACAACAAGGGCTTCTTTGAAAGCCATCTGTACAACTGCTATTGAAAAGGGCTCATTGATTGGATCAGGACGGTTGTAGTTACCGTGACAACCTCGGCCAACCCTGGGAAACAACCATTCTTGGTTTCGATGGATCAGCCAGAATTCCCGAAGAAGTTTGAGAGTTCGCTTAGGCAATGGCACATAGCGATCTTTGCCACCCTTGCCGTTGCGCACATGAACAACCATCCGGGCACTGTCTATATCACAAATCTGCAATCTGGTACCCTCACCAACACGCAATCCCAGAGAGTAGATTGTCTCAAGACACACCCTGTAACGAAAGAATCTCACATTCTGCATAATGGTGATAACTTCTCCGCGAGAGAGGACTACCGGTAACTTCTTCTCCCGCGCAGGGCGCACCAGTCCGAGTATTGACCAGTCACGCTTCAGCGTCTGTTCCCAGAAAAACTTGATGCCGCAGATCGCGATTGTACAGGTGGCACGAGCCCACTTCTTCTCATTCTTCACGTAGAGAAAGTATGAGCGTATCTCTTCTTCATTTATCTTATCTGGTGATTTGCCAAAGTGTTCTGACAACTGGCGAACCGTACGGACATACGCTTCCTGGGTACTCTTGTTCATTCCGGCGAGTTGAAGGTCATCGATCATCCGTTCTCTTAACGATGTCATAGCATCCTCCCTGATTACAGGAACGCTTGGTTACGTCCCTTACAGGAAGTATGTTTATTAACCTTAGTTTGTTATATGATTTGGAATTCTGCGCTGCGACGCAGCGCTTAGTTCAACAAACAAATACAGCAGAACTGCGGCCTTGCATTTACAGTCTGCTGATTTGAGGCGTTAGCCGAGTCAATCCGGACAAAGGAGAGTATGCATGCAGGCTTATGGGCGTATTTTCTCAATTGTCTACAATCAGAGGTGGTCTGGGTTCAGTAGACAGATCGCCCCGAAAATTCTTGATTTCTATTCCAGGACACATATAGGAAAGGTCAGCAAATCTGTTCTTGACTTGGGATGCGGAACTGGCCAATTGGCGTTACACTTCCTTGAGAACGAATACAAGGTTGTTGGTATTGATAGGTCGGAATATATGCTTCGCTATGCGAATGAAAATACTCAGGAGTATGTAAACTCTGGTCAAGCAAGGTTCATATTGGGAGACATTACTAACTTTCAACTGAATGAAAAGTTCGGTCTTGTTGTTTCAACTTACGATACGTTGAATCACCTTTCTGACGAAAAGGAACTCATTAGATGCATCAACTGCATATCCGCCGTATGTGAGGG is a window encoding:
- a CDS encoding site-specific integrase, with the translated sequence MTSLRERMIDDLQLAGMNKSTQEAYVRTVRQLSEHFGKSPDKINEEEIRSYFLYVKNEKKWARATCTIAICGIKFFWEQTLKRDWSILGLVRPAREKKLPVVLSRGEVITIMQNVRFFRYRVCLETIYSLGLRVGEGTRLQICDIDSARMVVHVRNGKGGKDRYVPLPKRTLKLLREFWLIHRNQEWLFPRVGRGCHGNYNRPDPINEPFSIAVVQMAFKEALVVSGIRKKAQVHSLRHSYATHLLESGVNLRQIQVNLGHNSPATTSIYTHLTGVARDKARQHLDEIMNELP
- a CDS encoding class I SAM-dependent methyltransferase, producing MQAYGRIFSIVYNQRWSGFSRQIAPKILDFYSRTHIGKVSKSVLDLGCGTGQLALHFLENEYKVVGIDRSEYMLRYANENTQEYVNSGQARFILGDITNFQLNEKFGLVVSTYDTLNHLSDEKELIRCINCISAVCEGCFIFDLNTRVGLTRWNSIHIDDSDEMLVITRGIYDGHGDRAWTMISGFVKQEDGTYQRFDETAFNTVYDLEKVKKIIIQSGWPNVYFARAQDLAIPIEEPEKEGRVFVVAYK